The genomic segment CCTGGTTTGTGATAACTCCATCCCTGGAGATGCCCCAGGCAGGCAAACCCTGCAGCCAATGAACATGAGGAACGCCCTGCGAAAAGAGCGATTGAAGAACCCGTACAAAAACGGATTCAGGGAGGAGTTGATATATCCCAGCCAGAGAAAGACATCCCAAACAACCACCTCTGTGCTGTATCCGATGAATGGATCCACAATGTTGAGAGTAAAAAAAGGCATccagaaaatgaggaaaactcCCATGATAATCCCTAAAGTTTTTGCCGCCTTTCTTTCTCTCCTCATTGTGTTGCGGTGTCGTTTCTTCTTGCTGGAGTCTTTCCCGACACCGGCAGCCATCTGGCTTTCCATGGCGCTGATCTGTCTGGCCTGTCTTTTTGCAGCTTTGAAGATCTTCCAGTAAGCCACCAGCATGATGGCCATGGGCAAGTAAAAGGCCACTAAAGAGGCCATGACGGCATAAATGCGGCTGACCAAGAACACGCATAAATCCTCCGGAAATGGGAAGTCTACGCTAGCAATGTGAAGATCGAGCATTATAGGGCCGAAGGAAATGAGCATTGGAACGGCCCAACAAACGGCTATGAGCAGAGCCACCCTGGAGTGAGACATCTTTAAGGAGTAAATGAGGGGGTTGCAGACGGCATAAAAGCGGTCGAATGCAATGCAGCTGAGGTGGAATATAGAAGCGGTACACAGCATGACGTCCAGGCTGGAGTGGATCTTACAGAAGAGGGAGCCGAAGTACCAGCATCCCTCCACGGTTCGGATCATGCTGTACGGCATCACGACGAGGCCGACGAAGCAGTCAGCCACCGCGAGTGACATAACAAAAGAGTTCGTGGGAGACTGCAGCTGCTTGAAGTAGGCGATCGACAAGACAACCAGGAAGTTTCCCACCACCGTGGAGACGATGCCAATGGTGAAGAAGCTGTACAGAAAAATGCGGGAGAATGGGCTCCTTAGTGTGGTGCAGGACTGAAGTTCAGATCCGTTGGTATGTTCATGCCAATCCAGGCTGCTGTTGTCCATGGTCAGGTCAAACctgtccaaaacacacattcagtaagaaaagttcagtttaaacagcttaaagcacatttttccaAGGTAGTCTAAGAGCGAATTGCTTCACAAACCAACCAGGAGTAGAAACTCACATGTTGTTCTGTTTCAGcttattagttgtttttaattttgtatttggAGCCCATTACCAGAAAGAGAGTCCTTGAGGGTTTACCAGCTTTGAATCACAAATGATTGTACTCTGTTTTACGATAATTTCCGATgaatcttttattaaaaaaaaaaaaaaccctatctTACCAACTGCAAACAGTATGCACTTAagctttttaactttaaactgcAGTAGGAAGTCTTTTCATTCAATAAATagtcaaatattattttataaataatgggAGTTGGAGgccatttgtgatttttttgccCAGAGCCGAGATCTTCAATCTTTAACACTGAGAGAGCCAATTGACCTCACCAATAACAAAATAGAATTCATTTATAGCCAATCATTTATAGTGTAGCTTTATAAACAATTGAGCTATagtgataaataaatatagtaCATCaaggtcctttcaaaataaaatacaatgtgCAAAGGGGGAGAGTGCCCGGGCATCCCCACACCAAGAGCCCCAGccgaagcagcagcagcagcagccaggatcCCCCTACACCCGCCAAGTAAATCCGCTCATCAGGCAATTCCGCCAATCACCCAAGCCAGGGCGCGCGGGCCCGCCACAGAGGCCCCCCACGCCAAGGCCAGCTTATACCCaataaacccctgttgtgagagtaaaatctgtctaacacaAAGGGCTCTCAGCTCGTCTCTGTTTGCTCAtctgctggacaggacaagttaaaaagaaaaaataaataaataaaaaagaacaccaTCGCCCTGCTGCAGAACATtcacttgaattaaaaatatagtcaTCATCAATCAATTCAAACATGATAGTTTCTGTCATTAGGACTCTTTTTTCTCACTTTGCAATCAAACATAAACATGATATGAACATGGTgtagaatcatttttttcttttggttggaAAAGCATATAAAAGCAATTCTATACTTTTGAACTTTGCTTCTGAACAGCAACACTTCAAGCATTTACTAATAAACCAATCTGACAACAAATTAAACCACTAACCAtcattttgatcagttttttgttgtgttaaaaatctaaaaagaaatgataacttgatcaaatataaataaataaataaatacatagtaTTTATCTAAATTTAGTTGCAATTCCGAAATATTGAGAATAATATCTATAGATGATAAGATGTGCTGAAACTCTTAGGTTAGTTCTCTTTTTAAGCACTCTCATGTCAAGTACTTCAAAAGAGATAAGGCATTTGAGCAATTTCAAATTGTTTGCCTGCGTTTATGCAATTAAGATTCTAATGGGTTATGTGGAGCTCTGTGTGAAATATTGCTTTACATTGCATATTAAGGTGCGTCACAGAATTAGATCAAATTCACCGTGCCAGTGAAGTGAGCAGATGTTCCAGCTGacttggaaaatattttaatgaacaCCGCAGGGACAGCGCCGTGTTGACGgggaactttaaagaaaaagaaaagagcatCTCTTCTTTCTatcttttgtctcttttctttcaCTTACTGCCACAGGTAATCAGtatcaaagaaaagaaatgatgaCTGATTCAAACCCATTTCTTTGcaatagtaattaaaaataaaagatattcaAAACCATTttgcgtcaaaaaaaaaaaaaaggccaatcACTGACATcaattcatgcaaaaacaatatgctgtgtttcagaataaaattctTTTGAGCTGGagcttttaaacattaaaaaaatggagattGGAGCAcaaaaacttcattaaaaatgatgttACTGATTGAAACTATTTACAGAGTACTTCAATATTTTTGGTGAACAgctttgaatacaaaaaaagacaaatctaaCCCTAAATGTGAAAACTCAACTTCACTAATAACATTTCTAGAGCAATTTAGTGTCAGTACTCTTGGATGGAAATGCAAGAAATAAAAAGGTAGGTGACCAAGAAGGTGTGAAAAGTAGCAACTGAAAACCAAAGAACTAAATAGACTGAAGAGAAATTAAATGAAACCGAAAGGACGATTATAAATGAAACCTGGTGTTtatgaaaaacaggaaacaaaactAACTCTAATATAACTAAACATAATGAAATCCACaatgcattaaaaacaagaaaaacataaataaataaaatggcaccaatcctcataaaaataaaaatgcatgtgATTCCCTTGTTTATTGATTTGAATTAATGACTTGTAATTAATTGCTTTAGAGCTTGAGAAATTAGCTTTCTATTTACTGCTAACCAGAGTCAACTAGGAGTCACCCTTGCCAATCACAGGGGAACACGGGGTTAATGTATTCTCATTCATGCGCGTCCTTCTTGTCATTACTCATTCCAGGTGTCacgttaaaaagaaaaagaaaaattctgactGTGTTTAAATAATGAGCTTACTACCTATTGCAACATCTTATTATTGTCCAGCAAAATACAGACAGAAGctcttttaaaagttgtttctcTTACCCTTGTGGAATTGTAGTCAGCAGGCATAGATGTGTCAAATctaactgttttatttgaagTAATGCAGTCAGAAATTAGTGGAAGAAAAAGGAATATAATACACAAAACATTTAGGAAAGTTCTATCACAGCATTTGAAAAGCTCTACTGAAAGCACActgctaaaaaatattttcatattttttcacaaagaagCTACCAAAAATATATGTGTTACTGATGACTAATTTCagatttctaaacaaaaaaaacacttttacaattacttttttctcaaatgatAACATTCAATTgagaggtttaaggaaaaacCCTTGAATCTGTGAGACTTACCTGAATAAAAAGAGGTGTCTGTATGCTCTTGGTTGTGTACCATAGCAGTTCCAGCGAGGCTGGTTTTGGATGGGGTGAAGCGATGAGCGAGGTGGGAGGTAATGAGTGCATGCAACAATAACCCTGGTAATGAAATACAGTTTGGTGCCAACTCCCCTTTAAGTGATTTTTAATGACTGTAGCGATGAGGGAGGTTaacattttccctttttctgatgacactctatgttttggtaaatattttaaatgtgccaataatacaagaaaatgtaaagttattaTTACAATGCAGCTTTGATCAACTGgatgattacaaaaaaaaagaaaaaaaaatcatgaacgtatattttttacaatagtCACATTCTCACactaaaaaaaggggaaaaaaacattgagcAACTTAACTAAATAGGCttcaaactcttaaaaaaaatagaatgtaacaaaaaatgtattctcaTATCATGTAATATTGAGCAAGTAACTTATTCTATGAAATGCCCAACAAATGCCATACGTGCATTATgaaatttatgttttgaaaCTGTACTCTTAAGGtcaaaaaggcatttttaatatatatttttttcaattcaagaAGTTTTTTAAACTAGGCTGtacatatgtttatttttggtgcAAAGTAGTAAATTTTTAACAGAGGGTTAGTGGGAAATTATTGCATTCTGAACCAGCCTCCAGCAATCATTTGAAGTACTGCAAGTTTTGATACGTCAGATTTTCCTATAGGCTAAGGAACATTTTTGATTGCACCCATAAAATGTTTATAGGTTGTATCTGGTGTGATTTGGTCTTTAGATATGTATACATCAACATTTATGTCTTTATAATAATTAAGATTATTAAGATGACCAGGTTCCTTctatttttatgtgattttacaCCCATAGTTGGGATGAATAACATGTTCCATTTTTGCCAGCAgattgtcaaaatgaaaaaaaaaaaataataccgAAAAAAATGATGGGTTATTTGTCATGGCAACCCGTCTGAGCAACTTTTTACCCACACATAAAACAGCAATTAGTGTCTATCCCCTGTATGCAATCGACCAAACCAATGCTGCAGAGCTACAGTATCTTGGGCATGGGCCAGTGACAGACGTACTTGAAGTGTGGCGGATGTGTTCTAATTAAACATGGGGGAAATTTTAATGAGGGGTGCAACAGAAAGCCTAATAACTGATGTTTTATCCGACCACTCATTCATATGTGTAATGAAATGGTCCTTTACAGACTGCTGCACATCTGC from the Oryzias melastigma strain HK-1 linkage group LG1, ASM292280v2, whole genome shotgun sequence genome contains:
- the LOC112157424 gene encoding trace amine-associated receptor 3; protein product: MCVLDRFDLTMDNSSLDWHEHTNGSELQSCTTLRSPFSRIFLYSFFTIGIVSTVVGNFLVVLSIAYFKQLQSPTNSFVMSLAVADCFVGLVVMPYSMIRTVEGCWYFGSLFCKIHSSLDVMLCTASIFHLSCIAFDRFYAVCNPLIYSLKMSHSRVALLIAVCWAVPMLISFGPIMLDLHIASVDFPFPEDLCVFLVSRIYAVMASLVAFYLPMAIMLVAYWKIFKAAKRQARQISAMESQMAAGVGKDSSKKKRHRNTMRRERKAAKTLGIIMGVFLIFWMPFFTLNIVDPFIGYSTEVVVWDVFLWLGYINSSLNPFLYGFFNRSFRRAFLMFIGCRVCLPGASPGMELSQTRKEANDGAD